TTCGATTCTTTAGGCTCTTTTTCATTTCCAATCGATTGATTTTTGATTTTACTCTTTTTATTTATAATTACGTTTTCCGCATTTAGGATGCTCTTTTTTTCTTCCTTAACTTTCATTTTCTCATTTACCCAATCGATTAATATTTGTTCCAAACTTTCATAGTCAAAGTCTTTCTTTTTTGATTCCTTTCGTTTTTTGACTACAGATAAAATTTGGTATTTAATGTGTTTGTAAAATTCCGTTTTGTTTCCTTTGAAATAGTAAAGATGGTATTCAATAAAACTTGTGCATTTATATAAAGGATTAAATCTTTCTAAATAGTCAACGAATGAGCTGTCTAAAAAATCGTTTATCATTTGAAACTTCTCATTTTCTGAGTAGTTTAGTTTGTTTCCAGCGTAAATAATAGAAGGATATAAACTTATTTCAAATTTGTCGGTTTTAGGATTTTTCGGTTCGTAATCTTTTGTCCATTTTCCCTCTGAAAACAGATAAAACTCTTCCATAAGAATTTCGGCAAGTTCATTTTCGTCTTTGCCTTTATATTCTTTTTTAGGCAAGTGAACTTTAAAAAAATTATGGTGTTTTATCATTCGGATTTTCGTTTTTCAAATTACGCCCAACGGTTTTGTATAACAATCAGTTGCGGATTGTTTAAAAACTAAGATAGCTAAAATTACTGACTTTTATGCTTGCGCGGTTGTGTCCGCAGGACACAAAGCCGCAATTGTTGTTATACGGTGTTAGCAGTTGTTTTTATTCTGATGTTTTTATTTTTTTCAATTCAATTAGTAGACTGTCTTGACTTTTCGATTTAGCCAGATTACTTTTCTGTAATGATTTTATACTTTCATTCAATTCCATCAACGCATTTATTTGATTTTGTTCCCAAACTTTATCTCCTTCATAATCTTTCAGGGCGAAAAATAAAGCAATTCCAGAAATTAATGTTGAAAATATTACAAGTCCAATTGAAATTCTTGTGTTTTTAGTTGCCGAAATGGCATTGCGTTCAGATGCTGTTCTAAACAACACTATTTCTTCGTTAAGCTTGTGTATAAGTTCTCCGAGAAAATCAAGTCTAAATTCTTGTTGTTGGGAACTACCAGTTAACGATGAAACTTCAGAATTTAAAGTTTCTAAAGAGCTGTCAAGTCCTCCAAGTGAAGTTAATTGTTTATCAGAAAAGTGGGTTGTTATCTTACTTAATAAATTTATTTCTTTATTAAGTCCACCAATCAGATTATTGAGTTCGTTTTGTTTTCGGTTTTGTAATTCTGTTAATCCGATAGTAATTCGTCCAGAATATTTCGCTGCAGCAGCTGGTGTCAAATCTTTTTTCATTAAATACTTTGATTGAGAATTTATCTTTTCGATAATTTCCTCATTCGTATATTCAATAGGGTATTTTTTTTCTGACATAGGTTGGTTCAAATAACTGCTAACGTGTTTGTGTATGATTAGTGGCGTGTTTAAGCACCTAAATTAGCAAATAAAAACTGAATAGAAAATCCGCGTGGATTTTCGTAAGTAGGCGAGAACCAGCCATTAATTATACACTGTGTTGCCATTTCGTTTTTTCAGTTCCGAACGTTTTTTAATGCCCATTTTATTCCGATTATGAACAATCGAAATGGATAAGCTAATATCAATAATCCTATTATTATCGAGTAAAAAAGATTATTAATGTCTATCGAATGGTTACTATTCTTAATTTTATCGGCTATATCAATTCTCTCGTTTTTTATTTGCTCAATTTGTTCAAAATCAGATTTCTTATTTGAGGTTAATTGACTATCTTTTAATTGAATTATATTCTGATGTTTTATTGGTGTCAAATATTTTTGGTCAAGCAAAGTATCAAATCGTTTACCATATTTATCCATTAATTCCGTTGCTTTGACTTTTGAGCCATTTGGGGTTTCGTAAACATTGTTAAATCCTAAATTCTCTTCAAATTCCTCAAACGTTCCTAAATCGTAGTCTTTTTTTACTCCTTGATACAATATTTCTCTTTTGTCAGACTTATACATTTTGGTGATATATTCATCGAAAGTCCCAACATCATATTTTTGGTTGATTTTTTCATACAATTTTCGTAGTTCAACATTTGGGTTTTTTACAATAATTCCATAATCAGCATCAAATTTATTTTCTTTTTCTCTAATTTTATTTGAAAGAGATATTTCTTGTTTTTTTAAATTTTCAAATGTTTCTTGCTTATGATTTTTCCATAAGTGAAGGATTCCATAAGTTATTAGACAAATAACAATAATAGAAGATAAAATCAATATTTCTTTAGCAATTATCTTTTTCGATTTCTGTTTCATTTAATGTTCTGTTGTTCGTCTCAAAATGAATGGCAACGGATTTGTATAACGCACGATGCGTGATGCACTGACTAAATTACATAAAAAATACCTTATTTCCCGCCCGGGCGATTTTTCCGATAAGGAAAAATTGAGCATTGGGCGTTATGCGTTGTTACCTGTTTTTGCGACACACAACAGTGGCACGATCGGATTATCCGCAATCAAGTCGGCGTTATATTCCGCGCAGTTTGTCAAAAATCGATTCGAGTCCGTTTAAGTGGGCAAATCCGTTAAAATTGTTCGGTTCCGAATTAAGTCCGCATTTTGGGTTTTTCCGCTTTTGAGCAAAAAGTCAACCGTCAATTCTTCCGCTTGAATTTTTCCGAATAGACGTCTTTTTTAGTCAGATTATTTGTCTGGATATTTCGTCGGAGCAATTACAGGTAACGGTCTTGTATAACGCACGATGCGTAATGCAAAGACTAAATTACATAAAAAATACCTTATTTCCCGCCCGGGCGATTTTTCCGATAAGGAAAAATTGAGCATTGGGCGTTATGCATTGTTATGTTTAGTGCCGACGCATAACAGTGGCACGTCCGAGTCAGAAATCCAAGTCAAAATTTACAGTTTCAGTTTATGATTTTTGTCGAAATTTATTTTTTCCGCCAAACAAGTCCGATTAAAATTTTGTGCAATAATTCCGAAACTCAATTTTGTGTTTAAATAACCGATTGGTACTGTCCGATGCAAGTCCGCTGCATTTTATTCAGCTTGTTTTTTTGTCAATTGGGCTGCGTTAATTTCCAGTCATAATTCGCAAATACGCCCAAATTAAATGCCTCCGAATTAATTCGCAAGAATTCAATTCGGAGGCATTGAACATAACGGTCTTGTATAACGCACGATGCGTAATGCAAAGACTAAATTACATAAAAAATACCTTATTTCCCGCCCGGGCGATTTTTCCGATAAGGAAAAATTGAGCATTGGGCGTTATGCATTGTTATGTTTAGTGCCGACGCATAACAGTGGCACGTCCGAGTCAGAAATCCAAGTCAAAATTTACAGTTTCAGTTTATGATTTTTGTCGAAATTTATTTTTTCCGCCAAACAAGTCCGATTAAAATTTTGTGCAATAATTCCGAAACTCAATTTTGTGTTTAAATAACCGATTGGTACTGTCCGATGCAAGTCCGCTGCATTTTATTCAGCTTGTTTTATTGTCAATTGGGCTGCGTTAATTTCCAGTCATAATTTGCAAATACGCCCAAATTAAATGCCTCCGAATTAATTCGCAAGAATTCAATTCGGAGGCATTGAACATAACGTGTTTGGCTATGGTTTCGGCGTGGATAAATCCGCAGGATTTGTCCGCAGAGAAATCAGCTTGGTTAAATTAATATATTTTTCAAAATAGTTCATAAGCCACGCTGAATTATAGCCAGTGTTGTGTGCAGTATTTTTTATTCGCTAATAATTTTTTTAATCAATGCAATTTGTCCTAAATGATAATAACTATGTTCTATCATTCCGTCGATGTTTCTCAAATAATTTCCATACTTTTCATCAACGAAATTTTTATCAAGTTGTTCGTCAGTCAGTTTTTCTATTAATTCAGCAAGTTTTTCCGTATCGCTATAAAATTTATTTTGAAATTCTTTCCATTCGGTTTGGGACTTAATAGGAGGAAAGTCAAAACTATATCTATCGCTAATTTCAAGTTTTCCATTAATAATCGCGTTTTTTATTCCGTCAATATAATAATGGATATGTTGCGCCAAGTCCGAAATTGTATTTAGTGATTGGTGCTTTTTGATTGCAATTTTCCAATCCAAACTTTCTAATTGGCTTTTAAAATTCGTATTCGCAATCCAAGTTCCGTTTAATATTACTTCTCGAAGTCGGCTTGCCAATTGTTCACTTTTTGTCATTTAAGAAATTGTTTGGTGATATTGCACACAACGGTCTTGTATAACGCACGATGCGTAATGCAAAGACTAAATTACATAAAAAATACCTTATTTCCCGCCCGGGCGATTTTTCCGATAAGGAAAAATTGAGCATTGGGCGTTATGCATTGTTATGTTTAGTGCCGACGCATAACAGTGGCACGTCCGAGTCAGAAATCCAAGTCAAAATTTACAGTTTCAGTTTATGATTTTTGTCGAAATTTATTTTTTCCGCCAAACAAGTCCGATTAAAATTTTGTGCAATAATTCCGAAACTCAATTTTGTGTTTAAATAACCGATTGGTACTGTCCGATGCAAGTCCGCTGCATTTTATTCAGCTTGTTTTTTTGTCAATTGGGCTGCGTTAATTTCCAGTCATAATTCGCAAATACGCCCAAATTAAATGCCTCCGAATTAATTCGCAAGAATTCAATTCGGAGGCATTGAACATAACGTGTTTGTATAAGATTAGTTGCGTTGTTTAAGCACCTAATTTGGCAAATACAAACCGAATAGAAAATCCGCAAGGATTTTCGTAAGTAGGCTTGCACTAGCAATTAATTTTATACAGTGTTGTGCATAGTTTTTTTAATTCAGAATAAGAGGTGTCATTTCAGATTTCAATTTGTCATAATCCGCTTGAGTTATTACTCCTAATTCTAATAATTCTTTTGCTTCTTTCAATTTAGCAATAGCTTCTTCTTTAGTTAATTTTCTGTTCGGGTTTTTTATTTCTCCAACCTCCAACGCTGTGTCATAATCTATTAAAACAGGAATTAGTCCATAACCTTTAAAATGTGCGTATAATTTATATCCGTTTTTTTTAGTTCCGTAAGTTTTTAATTTATCCACAACAACTTTTTTATCAGCTAAAGTATTAGAAACTCTTTGTCCTCCTTGCGAAATATAAGTGAATCCTAAATCAGAATTAGGAATTCCAATAGTCAAAGTATCTCCGACTTTTAAAGAATCTCCAATCTTGGTTATATAAATTTTATATTCAGATTTTTTTGTCAATTTTCCATATTCCGCTGTTTGGGAATAGCCAATCGAAAAGCAAAAAAATAGTAAAAAAGTAAATATTCTCATTTTTGGTCAAATTATGCACAACGGTTTTGTATAACGCACGATGCGTGATGCACAGACTAAATTACATAAAAAATACCTTATTTCCCGCCCGGGCGATTTTTCCGATAAGGAAAAATTGAGCATTGGGCGTTATGCGTTGTTACCTGTTTTTGCGACACACAACAGTGGCACGATCGGATTATCCGCAATCAAGTCGGCGTTATATTCCGCGCAGTTTGTCAAAAATCGATTCGATTCCGTTTGAGTGGGCAAATCCCTCAAAATTGTTCGGTTCCGAATTAAGTCCGCGTTTTGGGTTTTTCCGCTTTCGAGCAAAAAGTCAGCCGTCAAACTTCTGCTTGAATTTTTCCGAATAGACGACTTTTTTAGTCAGATTATTTGTCTGGAAATTTCGTCGGAGCAATTACAGGTAACGGTCTTGTATAACCGTCAGTTACGGCTTAAAGTTAAACAATCTTTCAGCAGAGACCGACGGTAGCAATTCCGCGTGGATTCGGACGTAGTCGAATCCGCCGTAATTGCGGTTATACATTGTTGGCAACTGGCTTTTTATTTATCAGTTTTATAGTCCAAATCAGATTGGTGATTCCAATACCTATAATTCCAAAAGTCGCAATG
This region of Aequorivita marisscotiae genomic DNA includes:
- a CDS encoding DinB family protein, translating into MTKSEQLASRLREVILNGTWIANTNFKSQLESLDWKIAIKKHQSLNTISDLAQHIHYYIDGIKNAIINGKLEISDRYSFDFPPIKSQTEWKEFQNKFYSDTEKLAELIEKLTDEQLDKNFVDEKYGNYLRNIDGMIEHSYYHLGQIALIKKIISE